In Flavobacterium endoglycinae, one DNA window encodes the following:
- a CDS encoding formyltransferase family protein yields the protein MNPIRDIVVLCNNRLAFPAIQTLHSLGRLHTIGVPTDNEDVKAFCSLFAAKTGISLIWIEKAKLKIQLDEITRIPNLKNIFTMTFPWKIPEDIIEKNPDIFYNFHYGLLPEMRGADPVFESIRKQKSETGISVHAVEKEIDKGKVILKKTLPLHADLTYGMLCTNLSYLASYILPELFTLLHHNNKGLPQDERLASYYKKPTITDVTIQWEHQDSKSIQALVNACNPWNKGAYTQWNGLNIRILEVSQTHTATNNSKTPGTILEINENNGLIIQCYNNTQLRINTVYTDEGFMSGHKLLAFGIKNGEQFATL from the coding sequence ATGAATCCAATACGCGACATAGTAGTTTTATGCAATAATAGACTAGCTTTTCCAGCTATCCAAACGCTTCACAGTCTTGGCCGTCTTCATACTATTGGAGTCCCTACAGACAATGAAGATGTAAAAGCATTTTGTTCACTTTTTGCGGCAAAAACAGGTATTAGTTTAATCTGGATTGAAAAGGCTAAACTAAAAATTCAGTTAGATGAAATTACCAGAATTCCAAATCTAAAAAATATCTTCACAATGACTTTTCCATGGAAAATTCCGGAAGATATTATAGAGAAAAATCCTGATATTTTTTACAATTTTCATTATGGATTATTACCCGAAATGCGCGGAGCTGATCCTGTTTTTGAATCTATAAGAAAACAAAAAAGCGAGACTGGAATTTCTGTTCACGCAGTTGAAAAAGAAATCGATAAAGGAAAAGTAATTTTAAAAAAGACACTTCCGTTACATGCTGATTTAACTTACGGAATGCTTTGTACTAATTTATCATATCTGGCTTCCTATATCTTACCCGAACTTTTTACTTTATTACACCATAATAATAAAGGTTTACCGCAAGATGAAAGGCTGGCAAGCTATTACAAAAAACCTACGATTACGGATGTAACTATTCAATGGGAACATCAAGATTCAAAATCAATTCAGGCTTTAGTAAATGCATGCAATCCATGGAACAAAGGAGCTTATACACAATGGAATGGTCTGAATATCCGTATTTTAGAAGTTTCTCAAACCCATACCGCTACAAATAACTCCAAAACTCCAGGTACCATTTTAGAAATAAATGAAAATAACGGACTTATTATACAATGTTATAATAACACACAACTTCGAATTAATACGGTCTATACAGACGAAGGATTTATGAGTGGGCATAAATTGCTCGCTTTTGGCATAAAAAACGGCGAACAATTTGCCACTCTATAA
- a CDS encoding ABC transporter substrate-binding protein, whose product MKIALLLTRSVIYPSMSFDIMDGFKSALKKIGIDKNHEIVTASIGVGGNNKEIHECCEQLLLNGTDIIIAYINPIAAEFIQPLFESSDKLLIVLDSGYHFQSFDKKLSNVYFISLEGTLCSRAIVRKAIEDGQNKFAFTCSFYDAGYRSPYSFSTAVEDNGAMISYNHVTALQRTDFNLQPLEEFLEHNEDVSVFTSFCGDMAEDFFRESAKLKNIASRKTYGSGFTAEEFWMSKIPYPGYNWSCAIPWSTNTSNEENEDFVSTMKNIKDQKANVFSLLGWEAALFIEALNGLSLDEIVINSPRGKVYMNPHTRTSEAPIYYATVTKNEETGNCQLDHISIAENIEEERERLHYHVLALRNETTNSWFNSYPCLES is encoded by the coding sequence ATGAAAATAGCTTTACTACTAACTCGATCTGTCATTTACCCTTCAATGTCTTTTGATATTATGGATGGATTTAAATCTGCCTTAAAGAAAATTGGTATTGATAAAAACCATGAAATTGTAACTGCTAGTATAGGAGTTGGAGGCAACAATAAGGAAATTCACGAATGTTGCGAACAACTGCTATTAAATGGTACAGATATTATAATTGCCTACATAAATCCTATTGCCGCCGAATTTATACAGCCTCTTTTTGAAAGTTCTGATAAATTGTTGATTGTTTTAGACAGCGGTTATCATTTTCAGTCCTTTGATAAAAAATTATCTAACGTTTATTTTATTTCTTTAGAAGGTACTTTATGCTCACGTGCCATTGTACGCAAAGCTATTGAAGATGGGCAAAATAAATTTGCCTTTACTTGTTCATTTTATGATGCAGGTTACCGATCTCCTTATTCGTTTTCTACTGCTGTTGAAGATAATGGGGCGATGATTAGTTATAATCATGTTACAGCTTTGCAGCGTACCGATTTTAACCTTCAGCCATTAGAGGAATTTCTGGAACATAATGAGGATGTATCTGTATTCACATCTTTTTGTGGTGATATGGCAGAAGATTTCTTTAGAGAATCTGCTAAATTGAAAAACATTGCTTCCCGCAAAACCTACGGAAGCGGTTTTACTGCTGAGGAATTTTGGATGAGTAAAATTCCTTACCCAGGCTACAACTGGAGTTGTGCAATTCCTTGGTCAACTAATACTTCCAATGAAGAAAATGAAGATTTTGTTTCTACAATGAAAAATATTAAAGATCAAAAAGCGAATGTGTTTTCTCTTTTAGGATGGGAAGCTGCTTTGTTTATTGAAGCATTAAATGGTCTTTCATTAGATGAAATCGTGATTAATTCTCCTAGAGGAAAAGTATATATGAATCCGCATACGAGAACTTCGGAAGCACCTATATATTATGCAACAGTTACTAAAAATGAAGAAACTGGAAATTGTCAATTAGATCATATTTCTATAGCTGAAAATATTGAAGAAGAACGCGAGAGACTTCATTATCATGTTTTAGCCCTTCGAAATGAAACTACAAATTCTTGGTTTAACTCTTATCCATGTTTAGAATCATGA
- a CDS encoding phage tail protein: MEGTMSEIRLFAANFAPRTWALCYGQILSISTNQALFSLLGTTYGGNGVTNFALPDFRGRVPAGTGVPSGITQFPLGGQMGSNTITATITNLPMHTHASLSQIKIKALADAGDTGSPEDAYLASIAGLYSDQTPDGNLRSINPSITVGIAGGNQPMSIQQPSLGLNYIICIQGIYPSRN; the protein is encoded by the coding sequence ATGGAAGGAACAATGTCAGAAATACGTCTATTTGCAGCAAATTTTGCACCAAGAACATGGGCACTTTGTTATGGACAAATTTTATCTATATCAACAAACCAAGCTTTATTCAGTCTTTTAGGCACTACTTATGGAGGCAACGGAGTAACAAATTTTGCATTACCAGATTTTAGAGGTCGTGTTCCTGCGGGAACTGGAGTTCCTTCTGGTATTACACAATTCCCTTTAGGAGGTCAAATGGGATCTAATACAATAACAGCAACTATTACTAATTTACCAATGCATACCCATGCATCATTAAGCCAAATAAAAATAAAAGCGCTTGCTGATGCTGGTGATACGGGTTCTCCCGAAGATGCCTACTTGGCTTCTATTGCTGGTCTTTATTCTGATCAAACACCCGACGGCAATTTGAGAAGTATCAATCCTTCTATAACGGTTGGGATTGCGGGAGGAAATCAGCCTATGTCAATTCAACAACCTTCTTTAGGTTTGAATTACATTATATGTATTCAAGGAATTTATCCATCTAGGAATTAA
- a CDS encoding phage tail protein yields MEGYLSEIRIFAGNFPPRGWVFCNGSQLPISNYDALYALIGTTYGGDGVTTFNIPDLRGRVPIGTGQGPGLSPIVLGQVIGTESTTMTTNQMPAHNHVGTGSLAIPVYKGAGNIGAPTDSVLAGLTNAYSSAAQDSALKPQTVTLTVSATGGNIPFSIIQPYLSTNYIICIEGIFPSRN; encoded by the coding sequence ATGGAAGGATATTTATCAGAAATACGCATATTCGCCGGAAATTTCCCGCCACGAGGCTGGGTTTTTTGTAATGGCAGTCAATTACCTATTTCTAATTATGATGCATTATATGCTCTAATTGGTACCACATATGGAGGTGATGGGGTTACTACGTTTAATATTCCTGATTTAAGAGGACGTGTTCCTATTGGTACAGGACAAGGACCTGGATTAAGTCCAATAGTTCTGGGACAAGTTATAGGTACAGAATCGACAACAATGACTACAAATCAAATGCCTGCGCATAATCATGTGGGTACAGGTTCTCTTGCTATTCCAGTGTATAAAGGTGCAGGAAATATTGGAGCCCCTACTGATAGTGTTTTAGCTGGACTTACTAATGCTTATTCATCTGCCGCACAAGACAGTGCTTTAAAACCACAAACTGTTACACTTACAGTTTCTGCTACTGGTGGCAATATACCATTTTCTATTATTCAACCTTATCTTTCTACTAATTATATTATTTGCATAGAAGGTATTTTTCCAAGTAGAAACTAA
- a CDS encoding phage tail protein, with amino-acid sequence MDGTIGEIRHFAATFAPRNWAFCNGQIIAIQANTALFAILGTTYGGNGTSNFRLPDLGGRIVIGTGTGPGTSNYTLGENGGINNVTLLTSNLPLHTHGSTASIAIPAIGDGGNANTPDGNILASVANMYNSTSPGEDDLKPASLTVTLTPTGLGQPLSIMQPTIGINYIICMYGSFPARN; translated from the coding sequence ATGGATGGAACTATAGGAGAAATTCGCCATTTTGCGGCAACGTTTGCACCTAGAAACTGGGCTTTCTGTAACGGACAAATCATTGCCATACAAGCAAATACTGCTTTATTCGCAATTCTAGGGACTACTTATGGCGGTAATGGCACAAGCAATTTTAGACTGCCTGATCTCGGAGGACGTATAGTAATAGGAACTGGCACTGGACCAGGAACATCCAATTACACCTTGGGCGAAAACGGCGGAATAAATAATGTTACTTTATTAACTTCAAATCTACCTTTGCACACCCATGGCAGCACGGCTTCTATAGCTATTCCTGCAATTGGAGACGGAGGAAATGCAAATACCCCTGATGGAAACATTCTTGCCAGTGTAGCTAATATGTATAATAGTACATCTCCAGGAGAAGATGATTTAAAACCAGCTTCATTGACTGTTACACTAACACCAACTGGTTTGGGTCAACCTCTTTCAATAATGCAGCCTACTATTGGTATTAACTATATCATTTGTATGTATGGATCTTTTCCAGCGAGAAATTAG
- a CDS encoding winged helix-turn-helix transcriptional regulator has translation MTKNTRNQKEEFQALQDTLYVLGGKWKLPIINSICNGNHRFKDIKESIPGITSRMLSKELKDMELNNLVKRTEDPDALIPILYESTPYCKSFGPIISEMIKWGIAHRNHIKSLKV, from the coding sequence ATGACCAAAAACACAAGAAATCAGAAAGAGGAATTTCAGGCACTTCAGGATACATTGTATGTTTTGGGTGGAAAATGGAAACTGCCCATTATCAATTCAATTTGTAATGGAAACCATCGTTTCAAGGACATTAAAGAAAGTATTCCCGGAATCACTTCGCGAATGTTGTCTAAAGAATTAAAGGATATGGAGCTGAATAATCTTGTAAAAAGAACCGAAGATCCAGATGCTTTAATCCCTATTCTCTATGAATCGACTCCATATTGTAAATCTTTTGGCCCAATAATTTCTGAAATGATTAAATGGGGAATTGCACATCGAAATCATATTAAGAGCCTGAAAGTTTAG
- a CDS encoding GNAT family N-acetyltransferase translates to MKAVITPIANEYENEAANLIINIQQKEFNVPITLEDQPDLFNIQNFYYASGGGFWGAFIDDQLVGTIALIKFEKHKAAIRKMFVKKEFRGKEFSIAQKLLETLIEYCRENQIDDLYLGTITKLEAALRFYEKNNFIRIEKQTLPKDFPVMAPDNVFCHLNIKN, encoded by the coding sequence ATGAAAGCAGTAATTACACCCATAGCAAACGAATACGAAAACGAAGCCGCCAATTTAATAATCAATATTCAGCAGAAAGAATTCAATGTGCCCATTACCTTAGAAGATCAGCCGGATTTATTCAATATTCAAAACTTTTATTATGCGAGTGGAGGTGGATTTTGGGGCGCTTTTATAGATGATCAATTAGTGGGAACCATTGCTTTAATAAAATTTGAAAAGCATAAAGCAGCCATTCGAAAAATGTTTGTAAAGAAAGAATTTCGTGGAAAAGAATTTTCGATTGCACAGAAATTATTAGAGACTTTAATCGAATATTGCCGAGAAAACCAAATCGATGATTTATATTTGGGAACCATTACAAAACTAGAAGCTGCGTTGCGTTTTTATGAAAAAAATAATTTTATTCGAATTGAAAAACAAACCTTGCCCAAAGATTTTCCTGTAATGGCGCCAGATAATGTTTTCTGTCATTTAAACATAAAAAATTAA
- a CDS encoding MarR family winged helix-turn-helix transcriptional regulator — protein sequence MNIIDESGILAISTRLQRLSEQLRKDGALVYKSYGIDFEPKWFPVIYTLHHKDTLSVVEIANEIGYTHPSTISLLKELEKLKLIRSKKDKIDERKRLIQLTSKGQELVLQMKPVWEVMKSALSEITDNQNNLLKAIEEAENKIMHQSFLQRALQLKSEGE from the coding sequence ATGAATATAATAGACGAATCAGGAATATTAGCCATTTCGACGCGATTACAACGTTTAAGCGAACAACTGCGAAAAGATGGTGCGTTGGTTTATAAATCATACGGCATTGACTTTGAGCCGAAATGGTTTCCCGTAATTTATACGCTTCATCATAAAGATACTTTAAGCGTAGTCGAAATTGCAAATGAAATTGGCTATACACATCCATCGACCATAAGTTTACTTAAGGAATTGGAAAAATTAAAACTGATTCGCTCTAAAAAAGATAAAATTGACGAACGTAAAAGACTTATTCAGTTAACTTCAAAAGGGCAGGAGTTAGTTTTGCAAATGAAACCCGTTTGGGAGGTCATGAAAAGTGCTTTAAGTGAAATCACCGATAATCAAAATAATTTATTGAAAGCGATCGAAGAAGCCGAAAACAAAATCATGCACCAAAGTTTTTTACAAAGAGCTTTACAACTCAAAAGTGAAGGCGAGTAG
- a CDS encoding hydrogen peroxide-inducible genes activator yields MTIQQLKYIVALDEERHFARAAEVCMVTQPGLTIQLKNLEEEIGIKIFDRNKVPLTPTQLGTEIITKAKKILREVDEIRDFVVNEKNVLEGELKLGIISTLSPYLIPLFIQAMKEAAPKVHFIIKEGYTGHLMRDLETGAIDVAIMATPTGNPNLIEHVIFKEPFVAYLNQSHPMANDEFYEMQPGDKTELLLLHHEYCYNAQLLDICGLKSSDKIKEQFTYDINSIETLKNLVRAHLGFAIIPKLSTMNEAVGLFKPFKEPVPVREISLVVSDSFSKKLLLEKMNEAIWNCLPESLKKDFSYRKIRWNDSPYFIKAVSKVS; encoded by the coding sequence ATGACTATTCAGCAGTTAAAATATATTGTGGCACTCGACGAGGAACGTCATTTTGCAAGAGCAGCCGAAGTCTGTATGGTGACACAGCCAGGTCTTACCATTCAGTTAAAGAATCTAGAAGAAGAAATCGGAATCAAGATTTTCGACCGAAACAAAGTACCACTGACACCAACACAATTAGGAACTGAAATTATCACCAAAGCCAAAAAGATTCTGCGGGAAGTAGATGAAATTAGGGATTTTGTCGTGAACGAGAAAAATGTATTGGAAGGAGAATTGAAGCTCGGCATTATTTCAACCTTATCACCATATCTGATTCCGTTGTTTATTCAAGCCATGAAAGAAGCGGCTCCCAAAGTTCATTTCATTATCAAAGAAGGTTATACCGGGCATTTAATGAGGGATTTAGAAACTGGTGCAATTGATGTCGCTATAATGGCAACGCCAACAGGAAATCCTAATTTAATTGAACATGTTATTTTCAAAGAACCTTTTGTAGCCTATTTGAATCAATCACACCCAATGGCGAATGATGAATTTTATGAAATGCAGCCTGGAGATAAAACCGAATTATTATTACTCCATCATGAATATTGTTACAATGCACAGCTTCTGGATATTTGCGGATTAAAATCATCAGACAAGATAAAAGAACAATTTACATATGATATTAATTCCATCGAAACCTTAAAAAATCTAGTTCGCGCACATTTGGGATTTGCCATCATACCAAAGCTTTCGACAATGAATGAAGCTGTCGGGCTTTTCAAGCCTTTTAAGGAACCTGTTCCCGTAAGAGAAATAAGCCTTGTAGTTTCTGATTCGTTCTCAAAGAAATTGCTTCTCGAAAAAATGAATGAAGCTATTTGGAACTGCCTTCCCGAATCACTCAAAAAAGATTTTTCCTATAGAAAAATACGCTGGAACGATTCGCCTTATTTTATTAAAGCCGTCAGCAAGGTTTCTTAA
- a CDS encoding alpha/beta hydrolase yields MKTLYKSYLALGALILTLLFTTSNVNAQKTVPQIKNVVLVHGAFADGSGWKALYQILTKKRYNVTIVQNPLSSLEDDVRATNLALDKQDGPTILVGHSWGGTVITEAGNHPKVAALVYVAALQPDNGENSVQWLQTAPPAPENGVLAPDDKGIAYYDKAKFHAGFAGDLSKEDADFMFASQGTFYAKGFTTPITKAAWRDKPSYGIVATEDKSIVPSIQHAMYKRSNTKITEIKGSHVVFISQPEKVANVIIEASVLKK; encoded by the coding sequence ATGAAAACACTATATAAAAGCTATTTAGCATTGGGAGCACTAATACTTACTTTATTATTTACAACATCAAATGTAAACGCTCAAAAAACAGTTCCTCAAATTAAAAACGTTGTATTGGTTCACGGTGCTTTTGCAGACGGTTCTGGATGGAAAGCTTTGTATCAAATTTTGACTAAAAAAAGATATAATGTAACGATCGTTCAAAATCCGTTAAGTTCTTTGGAAGATGATGTTAGAGCCACAAATTTAGCTCTTGACAAACAAGATGGACCAACTATTTTAGTGGGACATTCTTGGGGTGGGACTGTCATTACTGAAGCTGGAAATCATCCAAAAGTAGCCGCTTTGGTTTATGTAGCAGCGTTACAGCCTGATAATGGAGAAAACTCTGTTCAATGGTTACAAACTGCACCTCCTGCGCCAGAAAATGGGGTTTTGGCTCCAGATGATAAGGGAATTGCTTATTATGACAAAGCAAAATTTCATGCAGGTTTTGCAGGTGATTTAAGCAAGGAAGATGCTGATTTTATGTTTGCTTCGCAAGGTACTTTCTATGCAAAAGGTTTCACAACGCCTATTACAAAAGCTGCTTGGAGAGACAAACCATCTTACGGAATTGTAGCAACTGAAGATAAAAGTATTGTTCCGAGTATTCAGCACGCCATGTACAAACGTTCGAATACAAAAATCACAGAAATAAAGGGAAGTCACGTAGTCTTTATTTCACAGCCGGAAAAAGTCGCAAATGTGATTATTGAGGCATCTGTTTTAAAGAAATAA
- a CDS encoding OsmC family protein codes for MKFTRRANANWKGTGMEGKGTISTQSTTLDNAQLSFKTRFEQGVGTNPEELIAAAHSGCFTMQLSFLLSEAGFVPEDLDTTAKVTFEDGTITLIQLELSGKVPGISEEDFQKTAQKAKEICPISKLLNTEITLTVTLN; via the coding sequence ATGAAATTTACAAGAAGAGCAAACGCAAACTGGAAAGGTACAGGAATGGAAGGAAAAGGGACCATTAGTACACAAAGCACAACTTTAGATAATGCACAATTATCATTTAAAACTCGTTTTGAACAAGGTGTTGGAACTAATCCTGAAGAATTAATCGCAGCAGCACATTCTGGCTGTTTTACCATGCAGTTAAGCTTTTTATTATCTGAAGCTGGTTTTGTACCAGAAGATTTAGATACAACGGCTAAAGTAACTTTTGAAGATGGAACAATTACTTTAATCCAATTAGAACTTAGCGGGAAAGTTCCTGGAATCTCTGAAGAGGATTTTCAAAAAACAGCTCAAAAAGCTAAGGAAATTTGTCCTATTTCAAAATTGCTTAACACTGAAATTACTTTAACTGTTACACTTAATTAA
- a CDS encoding DUF4407 domain-containing protein, producing the protein MKNPFIKFSCFLIGYNYSIIKNCSEISVKAVKRYTSALLIICLLWAFIGFSFTNRYLTGNLIASSIGAIIFVIIIIQIERQIILSINPNKWLYVTRAIIAISMAIIGSVIIDQIIFQQDIELEKITFIESRVNKALDSKTKELRSQIQNLQDAIVKKENERQKYINEIGRNPTSIVYSTSSTNRTEKHVTVDPETGNNITTEKSVPVKIINSTNVPNPKISMIVPLQKSINDLNIQKSNKESALLNIRPQLEKDISSKVGFLDELEVMFSLISRSTVALIIWLIWFILLFGIELLILVSKRNENENDYDRIVKHHMRLQMKKLDLFEQMAKN; encoded by the coding sequence ATGAAAAATCCATTTATAAAATTTAGTTGCTTTCTTATAGGATACAATTATTCAATCATAAAAAATTGTAGTGAAATTTCAGTAAAAGCAGTTAAGAGATATACCTCTGCATTATTAATAATATGCTTATTATGGGCCTTCATAGGTTTTTCTTTTACAAACAGATATCTTACAGGCAATTTAATCGCTTCAAGTATTGGGGCAATAATTTTCGTAATTATAATAATACAGATTGAGAGACAAATAATATTATCTATTAATCCTAATAAATGGCTTTATGTAACTAGAGCAATAATCGCAATATCCATGGCAATCATTGGTTCAGTTATAATAGATCAGATTATCTTTCAACAGGACATTGAACTTGAAAAAATTACATTCATTGAATCACGCGTTAACAAAGCTCTTGATTCGAAAACTAAAGAACTTAGAAGTCAAATTCAAAATCTTCAAGACGCTATTGTTAAAAAAGAAAATGAAAGACAAAAATATATTAACGAAATTGGCAGAAATCCAACTTCAATTGTTTATTCAACATCTTCAACAAACAGAACTGAAAAACACGTAACAGTTGATCCAGAAACTGGAAACAATATAACGACTGAAAAATCAGTACCAGTTAAAATTATAAACAGTACAAATGTTCCTAATCCAAAAATTTCTATGATTGTGCCTCTGCAAAAATCCATCAATGATTTAAATATACAAAAATCCAACAAGGAATCAGCTCTATTAAATATACGTCCGCAACTAGAAAAAGACATCTCCAGTAAAGTAGGTTTTTTAGATGAATTAGAAGTAATGTTTAGTTTAATTTCTAGATCTACTGTGGCTTTAATAATCTGGCTAATCTGGTTTATATTACTCTTTGGTATTGAACTACTAATTTTAGTCAGTAAACGTAATGAAAATGAAAATGATTATGATCGAATTGTTAAGCATCATATGAGATTACAAATGAAAAAACTTGATTTATTTGAACAAATGGCAAAAAACTAA
- a CDS encoding HNH endonuclease has protein sequence MFDPTKSRYRFTEMKSDKTYRRYKQTDNNINVDLLKPLTLKIPAHGSYGALLFTNEWKNKRTQILKRDGKCIICFSTNNLQVHHRQYHFIVRENKFKLPWDYEDYLLITLCESCHQRGHSKYKVQTVNI, from the coding sequence ATGTTTGATCCTACTAAAAGCCGATATCGTTTCACTGAAATGAAAAGTGACAAGACGTACAGACGTTATAAACAAACAGATAATAATATTAATGTCGATTTATTAAAACCACTCACACTAAAAATACCTGCTCATGGGAGTTATGGTGCTTTATTATTTACTAATGAATGGAAAAATAAAAGAACTCAAATTTTAAAACGTGATGGAAAATGTATAATTTGTTTTTCTACCAACAATTTACAAGTTCATCATAGACAATATCATTTTATAGTTCGTGAAAATAAATTTAAGCTTCCTTGGGATTACGAAGATTATTTATTAATAACACTGTGCGAGTCATGCCATCAAAGAGGTCATTCAAAATATAAAGTACAAACAGTAAACATTTAA
- a CDS encoding SDR family NAD(P)-dependent oxidoreductase → MNNLKDKVAVITGGNSGIGYAAAKELKEQGAKVIITGRRKEAIEKAAQELRVTSVTADQSSVLDIENLVSKVKENFGAVDILFINAGIAGLGTIEQTSEELYDSIMNVNLRGAYFTLSKFIPVLKDGASVVFLSSNTASMPGPGSSVYSASKTALNSVMKSAALELAPRKIRVNSVSPGPTETEVMKKVGLDESTVKGIMEVVVEKVPLKEMGKAEDVAKMVSYLSTDAAKFITGADFIMDGGMVLA, encoded by the coding sequence ATGAACAATTTAAAAGATAAAGTTGCAGTAATAACAGGCGGAAACAGCGGTATTGGTTATGCTGCGGCAAAAGAATTAAAAGAACAAGGTGCTAAAGTTATTATTACCGGAAGACGAAAAGAAGCCATTGAAAAAGCGGCTCAGGAATTGAGAGTGACGTCAGTTACAGCAGATCAATCGAGTGTTTTGGATATTGAAAATCTGGTTTCGAAAGTAAAAGAAAATTTCGGTGCCGTTGATATTCTTTTTATCAATGCCGGAATTGCCGGTTTGGGAACAATTGAGCAAACTTCGGAGGAATTGTACGACAGTATTATGAATGTCAATCTGCGTGGGGCGTATTTTACTTTAAGCAAATTTATTCCGGTTTTAAAAGACGGTGCTTCGGTAGTGTTTTTGTCTTCAAATACTGCTAGTATGCCGGGGCCGGGATCTTCGGTGTATTCCGCAAGTAAAACGGCTTTGAATTCGGTTATGAAATCGGCGGCGCTGGAATTAGCGCCACGAAAAATCAGAGTGAATTCTGTTAGTCCGGGACCAACAGAAACCGAAGTGATGAAGAAAGTCGGTTTAGACGAATCTACCGTAAAAGGTATTATGGAGGTTGTAGTCGAAAAAGTCCCGCTAAAAGAAATGGGCAAAGCCGAAGATGTAGCCAAAATGGTTTCCTATTTAAGCACCGATGCCGCGAAATTCATCACTGGAGCCGATTTTATTATGGATGGAGGAATGGTGTTGGCTTAA
- a CDS encoding cupin domain-containing protein — METKKQKTWIIIAIIILGIIAFLIPNQIAAQTGIKRTDLQKHDLSISGRETVQAKIDFEGHSAFGKHFHPGEEIIYVLEGSLEYEVEGQAPVTLKAGEVLFIPASVVHSARNNTSLKASELATYIVEKGKPVLTLVK; from the coding sequence ATGGAAACTAAAAAACAAAAAACCTGGATTATTATCGCTATTATCATTTTAGGAATCATCGCCTTTTTAATTCCGAATCAAATCGCCGCACAAACGGGAATAAAACGCACTGATTTACAAAAACACGATTTAAGTATTTCGGGTCGTGAAACGGTGCAGGCGAAAATTGATTTTGAAGGACATTCGGCTTTTGGGAAACACTTTCATCCAGGCGAAGAAATTATTTATGTACTCGAAGGTTCATTAGAATACGAAGTGGAAGGACAAGCTCCAGTGACTCTTAAAGCAGGTGAAGTGTTATTTATTCCGGCTAGTGTAGTTCACTCGGCTAGAAATAATACAAGTTTAAAAGCTTCGGAACTCGCAACTTATATTGTAGAGAAAGGAAAACCTGTTTTAACTTTAGTAAAGTAG